One window from the genome of Chitinivibrionales bacterium encodes:
- a CDS encoding UDP-N-acetylmuramoyl-L-alanyl-D-glutamate--2,6-diaminopimelate ligase, with amino-acid sequence MHAGYHEPEEEYPVKWNNLISSLKVQARGGKADPIIADIVYDSRKVTPGCVYVSIPGMVVHGDQFIAQAMEQGAVAVISQNPQLACTVPWIQVENSRIVLGELARKLWNMKLYNTMLVGVTGTNGKTTVAYLYRKLLEELNRNKDVWMFSTVGYSMGKAGQDAHRTTPESSDIFRLIGKADEKPAALVMEVSSHALHLNRVAGFSYDIGVWTNLTQDHLDFHHNMTEYYEAKKKLFTTYLKSKGKAIINIDDEYGRMLSRELEGVKQITFGTSHDATVRIVNWKCDWSGSEIDIITKGEIIHFRSCLVGFFNVYNMAALAAGAIAMSVSPRRVQKALDKLTPVPGRMQQVPVDADFQVVVDYAHTPDALENVLSTTRELTKGRVICVFGCGGDRDKTKRPLMAEAVVAGADEAVITSDNPRIENPMDIIDDILDGVPLDFPHWVIPDRKEGIACAIELARPGDCIVVAGKGHENYQEIYGVRHPFDDKVVIGEIFEGRQETRAHA; translated from the coding sequence ATACATGCAGGGTATCATGAACCAGAGGAGGAATACCCGGTGAAATGGAATAACCTGATATCGTCACTGAAAGTGCAGGCCCGCGGCGGGAAAGCCGATCCGATCATTGCGGATATCGTCTATGATTCGCGTAAGGTAACGCCGGGCTGCGTCTATGTGTCAATACCAGGCATGGTTGTGCATGGTGATCAATTCATAGCGCAGGCGATGGAACAGGGTGCAGTCGCCGTGATCTCTCAGAATCCTCAGCTCGCATGCACGGTTCCCTGGATTCAGGTGGAAAATTCACGAATCGTCCTGGGGGAGCTGGCCCGGAAACTGTGGAATATGAAACTCTATAATACCATGCTCGTCGGTGTCACCGGTACAAACGGCAAAACAACGGTAGCCTATCTCTACCGGAAACTTCTCGAAGAACTCAATCGGAACAAGGATGTATGGATGTTCAGTACGGTCGGATACAGCATGGGTAAAGCCGGTCAGGATGCTCACCGGACAACACCGGAATCATCGGACATCTTCCGATTGATCGGGAAGGCCGATGAAAAACCGGCAGCGTTAGTGATGGAGGTCTCTTCCCATGCACTTCACCTCAACCGGGTTGCAGGATTCTCCTATGATATCGGCGTCTGGACTAATCTCACACAGGACCACCTGGATTTTCATCACAACATGACCGAGTATTACGAAGCCAAGAAAAAGCTGTTTACCACCTATCTCAAATCAAAGGGAAAGGCGATTATTAATATCGATGATGAATATGGTCGTATGTTGTCCCGGGAGCTGGAGGGAGTAAAACAGATTACCTTTGGCACCTCGCATGATGCCACAGTGAGGATTGTCAATTGGAAATGCGACTGGTCGGGTTCGGAGATTGATATAATCACCAAAGGTGAAATTATCCATTTTCGCTCCTGTCTGGTTGGTTTTTTCAATGTTTACAATATGGCCGCACTCGCCGCCGGGGCCATTGCAATGTCGGTTTCTCCCCGCCGGGTCCAGAAAGCGCTCGATAAGCTGACCCCGGTTCCCGGTCGGATGCAGCAGGTTCCCGTAGATGCCGATTTTCAGGTCGTAGTCGATTATGCCCATACGCCCGATGCCCTCGAAAACGTATTGAGTACCACGAGGGAGCTGACTAAGGGACGGGTTATCTGCGTGTTCGGCTGCGGGGGAGACCGTGACAAAACCAAACGACCGCTCATGGCTGAGGCGGTTGTTGCGGGCGCCGATGAAGCGGTGATTACTTCAGACAATCCCCGCATCGAAAATCCGATGGATATTATCGATGATATTCTCGACGGTGTACCACTGGATTTTCCACACTGGGTAATACCCGACCGAAAAGAGGGGATCGCCTGTGCAATCGAACTCGCTCGGCCGGGAGATTGTATTGTGGTTGCCGGAAAGGGGCATGAAAATTATCAGGAGATCTACGGTGTTCGTCACCCTTTTGACGACAAAGTGGTAATTGGAGAAATATT
- a CDS encoding OmpA family protein, producing MVQDLFRGRYAKGIILSLLLVVVYAGCSKTAGGGVFGGILGGSLGALIGKRTGNTAAGVIIGSAIGGAAGAAIGNYMDKQAAELEEDLENAKVERVGEGIKITFDSGILFKFDSSTLTADAGENVREMADVLKKYDDTNILVQGYTDSIGTKEYNQELSEERALSVAEKLIALDVDNDRLKVEGYGEQMPVADNSTPRGRAQNRRVEIAVYANERLKEAAAKNKDLETI from the coding sequence ATGGTCCAGGACCTTTTCCGCGGCAGGTATGCAAAGGGAATCATACTGTCGCTCTTGCTGGTTGTCGTATATGCGGGGTGCTCGAAAACTGCGGGTGGCGGTGTGTTTGGCGGTATCTTAGGCGGCAGTCTGGGAGCGCTTATCGGTAAACGGACCGGCAACACCGCGGCAGGGGTCATTATCGGCTCGGCCATAGGTGGTGCGGCGGGCGCTGCGATCGGCAACTACATGGACAAACAGGCCGCAGAACTCGAGGAAGATCTTGAAAACGCGAAAGTCGAACGGGTCGGCGAGGGTATTAAAATCACTTTCGACTCGGGCATTCTCTTTAAATTCGATTCCAGTACATTGACGGCTGATGCCGGAGAGAATGTGAGAGAAATGGCAGATGTTTTAAAAAAGTATGACGATACCAATATCCTGGTTCAGGGTTATACCGACTCGATTGGTACGAAAGAATACAATCAGGAGCTCAGTGAAGAGCGTGCGTTGTCGGTTGCAGAGAAGCTTATTGCGCTCGATGTTGATAACGATCGTCTGAAAGTTGAAGGCTATGGGGAACAAATGCCGGTTGCCGATAATTCTACTCCAAGGGGTCGGGCCCAAAACCGCCGGGTTGAAATCGCTGTCTATGCCAATGAACGGCTTAAAGAGGCTGCTGCGAAAAACAAGGATCTGGAGACCATTTAG
- a CDS encoding sulfatase-like hydrolase/transferase → MARTPAKYPNLLFIYTDEQAYNTLAAYGNTAIHMPNLNRLAQRCTVFDRAYVTQPVCTPSRSSLLTGLYPHKNGCTENNIPLSEDIPCLPEMIERGDYATAHFGKWHLGDEIFAQHGFEQWRSIEDHYSHYFSKGRDKNSHSSYHDFLLQNGFTPTDGSRFSRPEAARMPEQFGKPAYLAQEASSFIRQNSDHPFVLYVNFFEPHMPFFGPRDNQYDPASIPLPPNFDCPPAENQPLKTRLLQEHYLRYGHSGLPLQTPDDWRKMIANYWGLCSLIDTHIGTILSTMDQHDLWDNTIVVFTSDHGDMMGSRRLVGKYVMFEEAIRVPLMIGIPGQHNGRRVRGPVSQIDIVPTLLDLMGQPVHSHLQGKSLCPLLDGRRDIHREDVFVEWNGANNGLGDKIGEVSIPQWMNESYSKEKIESAMRDPVRTIINPDGWKYCWSSIDEDELYNLNDDPLETRNLAADRDFGGIKDDLKQRIKEWKVGVGDKV, encoded by the coding sequence ATGGCCCGAACTCCTGCCAAATACCCTAATCTTCTTTTTATTTATACCGATGAACAGGCGTATAATACATTGGCCGCCTATGGAAATACCGCCATCCACATGCCCAACCTCAATCGGTTGGCGCAGCGATGTACGGTATTTGACCGGGCCTATGTCACCCAGCCGGTATGTACGCCGTCACGCTCCTCCCTGCTGACCGGCTTGTATCCCCATAAAAACGGATGCACCGAAAACAACATTCCCCTGTCTGAGGATATCCCCTGTCTTCCGGAGATGATAGAGCGTGGTGATTATGCTACTGCCCATTTCGGTAAATGGCATCTTGGTGATGAAATCTTTGCGCAGCATGGCTTTGAGCAGTGGCGGAGCATTGAAGACCATTATTCCCATTATTTCAGCAAAGGACGGGATAAAAACAGTCATTCAAGTTATCATGATTTTCTACTGCAAAACGGTTTTACTCCCACAGACGGTTCCCGGTTCAGCAGGCCCGAAGCTGCACGAATGCCCGAACAATTCGGAAAACCGGCCTACCTTGCACAGGAAGCGTCATCCTTTATCCGTCAAAACAGCGATCATCCCTTTGTGCTCTATGTTAATTTTTTCGAACCCCATATGCCCTTTTTCGGCCCCCGGGACAATCAGTACGATCCAGCATCCATACCATTGCCACCGAATTTCGATTGTCCCCCTGCGGAAAACCAGCCGCTTAAAACCAGGCTGCTCCAGGAGCATTATTTACGCTACGGTCATTCGGGCCTTCCGCTGCAAACGCCTGATGACTGGCGCAAAATGATCGCGAACTACTGGGGACTTTGCAGCTTGATCGATACCCATATCGGAACGATTCTTTCAACAATGGATCAGCACGATCTCTGGGACAACACGATCGTGGTCTTTACTTCCGATCATGGCGATATGATGGGGAGCCGGCGGCTGGTCGGAAAGTATGTCATGTTCGAGGAAGCGATTCGGGTTCCCTTGATGATCGGTATTCCAGGACAACATAATGGACGGCGGGTGAGGGGACCGGTGAGTCAGATCGATATTGTTCCTACGCTGCTCGATCTCATGGGACAACCGGTTCATTCTCATCTGCAGGGAAAAAGCCTTTGTCCGTTGCTTGACGGCCGCCGGGATATTCACCGGGAAGATGTCTTTGTCGAATGGAACGGCGCGAATAACGGTTTGGGAGACAAAATCGGAGAAGTCTCCATTCCTCAATGGATGAATGAATCATATTCAAAGGAAAAAATCGAATCTGCCATGCGGGATCCTGTCAGAACTATTATCAACCCCGACGGCTGGAAATATTGCTGGAGCAGCATTGATGAAGATGAACTCTATAATCTCAATGATGATCCCCTCGAAACACGAAACCTGGCGGCAGATCGGGATTTTGGAGGCATCAAAGACGATCTCAAACAGCGGATAAAAGAATGGAAAGTAGGAGTCGGCGACAAAGTATAA
- a CDS encoding DUF1565 domain-containing protein has translation MDLSICKPVQHHANKTLFIFFLVLFCIQNISGRVYVVDQNHRKASDKNTGTSEKPFKTISRAAESAEAGDTVFVCSGIYRERVAPAYGGHPEKPVVYMAAPQNKVFIKGSEVWKPSWEKTGAGANIYQASIDTALFPPLPTIHGSRTFNPYKELLSIGERRLTLGQLFVDHRKYLQVDSPKKLETVAGSWMVVDSGNAMLVHFTTSAKQVANCLVELTVRERVFAPFKRGLGYIVVKGFIIEHCANQYPRGFWNPTSPPQAGALGCRSGYHWIIENNTIRYARTMGLDCGEEGDSDADYLNQPRPGMVGYHIIRNNIIEENGAGGIVGFKAKGCIIVDNTIVNNNNCGMYGTEASGMKFHGFDDGHIEANYICNNGVSGIWVDNRWKNCRITRNVVLGNTGAGIFIELGTGPILVDNNIIAYTKAGAGMAGDGIYSHDASIVTIAHNLVYFNANFGIWAHVGTDRGRGDNPVSASRWQVNNNMIIGNHRGAISLPAVSDRSNNNFSDYNLIAGPYEIYTSDTYGVPLGKPLFLVNINKGRITKDSVVGALKAALDSAQIPDENRPSLKRLKAMPSLSIGEWHIATGNDKHSVYPTVLRTALSEHANTLSFCIDKSVKSIECPPVEEVDRDFYGNLLPAQTPLPGPFQNLVVDPRLNDTVSFADPLGGPFASLRAVRDSTNHFILQPVQPVNRPALYKAWKEWPPQEKELSDTLTEKTLPEKTSGSPENPAKIGYFKSSVVLDGALDEWNDIAPLEAPYSEKDSGALKLVWNEKGIYGAVMITDTVVAANPDRRRFSDRIEIYVEKDCARSTSLTPYAVCYTFMPLTEKGNGECALWTYDHICDDEYDNLKGVWKSGPGGYTIEFHIPFEILGPAKPEKGTIIGFNYSLYNEHSPLEHFYCNSSHNRNSRTPYRWGTVELTKGR, from the coding sequence ATGGACCTTTCAATCTGCAAGCCTGTTCAGCATCATGCAAATAAAACCCTCTTTATCTTTTTCCTGGTGCTTTTTTGCATTCAGAACATTTCCGGCCGTGTCTACGTTGTCGACCAGAATCACCGGAAAGCTTCCGATAAAAATACAGGAACATCAGAAAAGCCTTTTAAAACTATTTCCCGGGCCGCAGAATCAGCAGAGGCGGGGGATACAGTGTTTGTTTGCAGTGGTATCTACAGGGAGCGTGTTGCCCCGGCCTATGGCGGTCACCCGGAAAAACCGGTTGTTTATATGGCTGCTCCCCAAAATAAGGTTTTTATCAAGGGTTCCGAGGTTTGGAAACCGTCGTGGGAAAAGACCGGTGCCGGTGCAAACATATACCAGGCATCGATCGATACCGCACTTTTTCCGCCCCTGCCCACAATACACGGATCTCGCACCTTTAATCCCTATAAGGAATTGCTTTCAATCGGCGAGCGACGGCTGACATTGGGGCAGCTCTTTGTTGACCACAGAAAATATTTACAGGTAGATTCCCCAAAGAAGCTGGAAACTGTTGCCGGGTCATGGATGGTCGTTGACAGTGGAAATGCCATGCTTGTGCATTTCACCACTTCAGCAAAACAGGTCGCCAACTGTCTGGTTGAATTAACAGTGAGAGAAAGAGTCTTTGCGCCATTCAAGCGAGGACTGGGGTATATTGTTGTGAAGGGTTTTATCATTGAGCACTGTGCCAATCAGTACCCCCGGGGATTCTGGAATCCCACCAGTCCGCCCCAGGCTGGTGCCCTCGGATGCCGGAGCGGTTATCATTGGATAATCGAAAACAATACGATCCGTTATGCCCGGACCATGGGGCTCGATTGCGGAGAAGAGGGGGACAGCGATGCCGATTATCTCAATCAGCCACGGCCCGGAATGGTCGGATATCATATCATACGGAATAATATCATTGAAGAAAATGGGGCGGGAGGTATTGTTGGTTTTAAAGCAAAAGGTTGTATCATTGTCGACAATACCATTGTGAATAATAATAACTGTGGTATGTACGGCACCGAGGCATCGGGGATGAAATTCCATGGATTCGATGACGGCCATATTGAGGCAAACTATATATGTAATAATGGTGTTTCGGGAATCTGGGTAGACAACCGGTGGAAAAATTGCCGCATCACCCGGAATGTTGTGCTGGGTAATACCGGCGCAGGCATTTTTATCGAACTCGGGACCGGACCGATACTTGTTGACAACAATATTATTGCATACACCAAAGCCGGTGCAGGAATGGCCGGTGACGGTATCTACAGCCACGATGCATCGATTGTTACTATCGCCCACAACCTGGTCTATTTCAACGCCAATTTTGGTATCTGGGCCCATGTGGGAACCGACCGGGGACGGGGGGATAATCCGGTGTCGGCTTCACGGTGGCAGGTGAACAATAATATGATCATCGGTAACCATCGTGGCGCAATCAGCTTGCCCGCGGTTTCTGACCGGTCGAACAATAACTTTTCCGATTATAATCTTATCGCCGGTCCCTATGAGATATATACATCCGACACCTACGGTGTACCCCTGGGCAAACCGCTGTTTTTAGTTAATATCAATAAAGGAAGGATTACCAAAGATTCGGTTGTCGGGGCGCTCAAGGCAGCGTTGGATTCTGCACAAATCCCCGATGAAAACCGTCCTTCGCTTAAACGGTTGAAAGCAATGCCCTCTCTGTCTATTGGTGAATGGCATATTGCAACGGGCAATGATAAGCACAGTGTTTATCCGACCGTTCTCCGCACGGCCTTGTCCGAACATGCAAACACCCTTTCATTCTGCATCGATAAATCGGTAAAATCGATTGAATGCCCTCCGGTCGAGGAGGTCGACAGGGATTTTTATGGAAATTTACTTCCGGCCCAGACCCCGCTGCCCGGCCCCTTTCAGAATCTTGTAGTCGACCCTCGTCTGAATGACACTGTCAGCTTTGCCGATCCCCTCGGCGGTCCCTTTGCATCACTCCGCGCAGTCAGAGACAGTACTAATCATTTTATTCTCCAGCCGGTACAACCTGTGAACCGTCCTGCTCTTTATAAAGCCTGGAAAGAATGGCCTCCGCAGGAAAAGGAGCTTTCCGATACGCTAACAGAAAAAACACTTCCCGAAAAAACTTCTGGCTCTCCGGAAAACCCTGCAAAAATCGGCTATTTCAAATCTTCTGTTGTTCTTGACGGAGCTCTTGACGAATGGAATGATATCGCGCCCCTTGAAGCACCATATTCAGAAAAAGATTCCGGGGCGCTGAAACTGGTGTGGAACGAGAAGGGAATCTACGGGGCGGTAATGATAACCGATACGGTTGTTGCAGCGAACCCCGATCGGAGAAGGTTCTCCGACCGTATCGAAATCTATGTGGAAAAAGACTGTGCCCGATCAACGTCGCTGACCCCCTATGCCGTTTGCTACACCTTCATGCCCCTTACCGAAAAGGGAAACGGAGAATGCGCACTCTGGACCTATGACCATATTTGCGACGATGAATACGACAACCTGAAAGGAGTCTGGAAATCCGGCCCCGGCGGATATACGATAGAATTTCATATCCCCTTCGAAATACTCGGCCCTGCAAAACCAGAGAAGGGAACCATTATCGGATTCAACTATTCGCTGTACAATGAACACTCACCCCTCGAGCACTTCTACTGCAACAGCAGCCACAACCGCAACTCCCGCACGCCCTATCGATGGGGAACTGTGGAGTTGACTAAGGGAAGATGA
- the mraZ gene encoding division/cell wall cluster transcriptional repressor MraZ, protein MSRFRGKFEYSIDAKGRVSMPAKFRRVLNPEAQETFVICLTPNKCLRAYPLDAWEKYEDELASRPETHDTLRFKRFLYDTAADSTLDKQGRILIAPNQIKLAGIAKEIILVGHMGYIEMWAKEAYESYFLNMQDYDETYFKSVEAGLVAR, encoded by the coding sequence ATGTCGAGATTCAGAGGAAAATTCGAGTATTCCATCGACGCCAAAGGAAGGGTGAGCATGCCCGCCAAGTTTCGCCGCGTGCTTAATCCCGAAGCCCAGGAGACGTTTGTAATATGCCTCACTCCAAACAAATGCCTCCGTGCATACCCACTTGATGCCTGGGAGAAATACGAGGATGAACTCGCCTCCAGGCCAGAAACCCACGATACCCTCCGATTCAAGCGATTTCTCTATGATACAGCGGCCGATTCCACTCTCGATAAGCAGGGGAGAATCCTTATTGCTCCCAATCAGATAAAACTCGCCGGCATCGCCAAAGAAATTATCCTTGTCGGCCATATGGGATATATCGAAATGTGGGCCAAAGAAGCCTACGAATCCTACTTCTTGAATATGCAGGACTACGATGAAACGTATTTCAAATCGGTCGAAGCCGGATTGGTGGCGCGATGA
- a CDS encoding zinc-binding dehydrogenase, with product MIAEPVDCIVGAIRSYEIMPGDRVLLMGAGYMGLLNVQGLAACPLAELVVTDIKQENLERAKAFGASKIINTGTAEGLTELEQYKSDPFDLVIEAAGVEQTLQSAGSFIRTGGRLALFAWHHAPRSVDFGEWHIGGYKVLNSSPMISTDLAVSTMERAVRLMEKGTFDQSNLITHRHPLSKVQEAMEIASERPEGYLKGVLEFEE from the coding sequence ATGATCGCGGAGCCGGTCGACTGCATAGTGGGTGCGATCCGCTCCTATGAAATCATGCCGGGCGACCGGGTTTTACTGATGGGTGCAGGATACATGGGATTGCTCAATGTCCAGGGACTGGCTGCTTGTCCGCTGGCAGAACTCGTTGTTACCGATATCAAGCAGGAGAACCTGGAACGGGCAAAAGCGTTCGGGGCGAGTAAGATTATCAATACCGGCACTGCGGAGGGTCTCACCGAATTGGAGCAGTACAAAAGCGATCCTTTCGATCTTGTCATTGAAGCCGCCGGGGTGGAACAAACCCTTCAGTCGGCAGGTTCTTTTATCCGCACCGGCGGCAGACTGGCGCTTTTTGCATGGCACCATGCCCCCCGATCGGTCGATTTCGGGGAATGGCATATCGGCGGCTATAAGGTGCTCAACTCCTCCCCCATGATTTCGACCGACCTTGCGGTCTCGACCATGGAACGGGCCGTACGCCTGATGGAAAAGGGGACTTTCGACCAGAGTAACCTGATAACCCACCGTCACCCATTATCAAAGGTCCAGGAAGCCATGGAGATTGCGAGCGAACGACCGGAGGGATATCTTAAGGGTGTGCTGGAGTTTGAGGAGTAG
- a CDS encoding alcohol dehydrogenase catalytic domain-containing protein produces the protein MKALWVYFPEKGKAELHEVNVPDPRADEIQVKCLANGICMGEVSLFRDIESRQFPLPRYVGHEGIGVVTKCGNEVEDIKEGDYVVCREWVTLYNNKASTTVKFSQPRKIHL, from the coding sequence ATGAAAGCGCTCTGGGTATACTTTCCGGAAAAAGGAAAGGCTGAGTTACACGAAGTTAATGTTCCTGACCCCCGTGCGGATGAGATCCAGGTCAAATGCCTTGCCAACGGCATATGCATGGGCGAAGTCTCTTTGTTCAGGGATATAGAGTCGAGGCAATTTCCTCTCCCCCGTTATGTCGGTCATGAGGGTATCGGCGTAGTCACCAAATGCGGCAACGAAGTAGAGGATATAAAGGAAGGCGATTATGTTGTATGCCGTGAGTGGGTGACATTATACAATAATAAAGCTTCAACCACCGTAAAATTTTCACAGCCCCGAAAGATCCATCTCTGA
- a CDS encoding outer membrane beta-barrel protein: protein MKFLWLIIPVLLAGQIEAQFDESSIGGKIGFNLGHFTGEDSDLDNTDTKLRPGINVGAFANIALHEIFSLQPEIQYTQKGETVEAGNDLVSGSWNIQLSYLEIPLLAKVAFPVEARTRPYVYAGPFLGINLQSETDEIYEVGPFNFDAGTDLDEDVNQVESGVVTGVGFSHDLDKFLMFLDFRYTIGLTKTFDDDIFDDVFTGTLAGQLGFGFKL from the coding sequence ATGAAATTTCTATGGTTGATAATCCCGGTATTACTTGCAGGTCAGATTGAGGCACAATTTGATGAAAGTTCGATAGGCGGCAAGATCGGATTCAATCTCGGACACTTTACCGGTGAAGACTCTGATCTTGATAATACCGATACAAAGTTGCGGCCTGGTATTAACGTGGGTGCCTTTGCCAATATTGCATTGCATGAAATTTTTTCACTCCAGCCTGAAATTCAGTATACCCAGAAGGGGGAAACCGTTGAAGCGGGGAATGATTTAGTAAGCGGGAGCTGGAATATTCAGCTATCCTATCTGGAAATACCGTTGCTTGCAAAAGTTGCATTTCCGGTTGAAGCACGCACCCGGCCCTATGTTTACGCCGGTCCTTTTCTGGGAATCAACCTTCAGTCCGAAACTGATGAGATCTATGAGGTCGGTCCTTTTAATTTTGATGCGGGGACCGATCTTGACGAAGACGTCAATCAGGTTGAATCCGGGGTTGTTACCGGTGTGGGTTTTTCTCATGATCTGGATAAATTTCTGATGTTTTTGGATTTCCGGTATACTATCGGATTAACCAAGACATTTGATGACGACATATTCGATGATGTGTTTACCGGTACTCTGGCCGGTCAGCTTGGATTTGGATTCAAATTATAA
- the rsmH gene encoding 16S rRNA (cytosine(1402)-N(4))-methyltransferase RsmH: MNTQRYHIPVLLKETTDALAIKPNGIYLDCTLGGGGHFLSLLNGLDSTGVAVGIDRDPDAVAWNRERFHDYAPTVIIEQERFSQFDRVLHKHHISFLDGMLLDLGLSQHHITEEQRGFSYMKNAPLDMRMDPTNPLTAADILNNSDSAELTRIFGEYGEIQNPQRMARTIAHYTNKNTLHTTDDLKECLHREYGPRLKIKMLAKLYQALRIAVNDELRELKTCLGKSVKYLNKDGRLVVMAYHSLEDRIVKNFMRDMEKSCTCPPGAIMCTCGNTPKFKRVNRKAIKASEQEIAANPSARPARLRAATRTGN, translated from the coding sequence ATGAACACTCAACGCTACCATATCCCTGTTCTTCTGAAAGAAACCACTGATGCACTTGCAATCAAACCCAACGGTATTTATCTCGATTGCACCCTCGGCGGGGGAGGGCATTTTCTTTCACTGCTTAACGGGCTCGACAGCACCGGCGTTGCAGTGGGGATCGACCGTGATCCCGACGCCGTGGCATGGAACCGGGAACGGTTTCACGATTACGCACCCACAGTCATCATCGAACAGGAACGGTTTTCCCAATTCGACCGGGTCCTTCACAAGCATCACATCTCCTTTCTCGACGGCATGCTGCTGGATCTCGGACTCTCGCAACATCATATTACCGAGGAGCAGCGGGGGTTCAGCTATATGAAAAACGCCCCTCTCGACATGCGCATGGATCCCACTAATCCCCTTACTGCAGCGGATATCCTCAACAATTCCGATTCCGCCGAACTGACCCGTATTTTCGGTGAGTACGGAGAAATTCAGAATCCGCAGCGCATGGCCCGTACAATTGCTCATTATACCAATAAAAATACATTGCATACCACCGATGACCTGAAAGAATGCCTCCATCGTGAATATGGCCCGCGCCTGAAAATCAAAATGCTCGCCAAGCTCTATCAGGCACTCAGAATTGCGGTCAATGATGAACTCAGGGAACTGAAAACCTGTTTGGGGAAATCGGTCAAATACCTCAATAAGGATGGACGGCTTGTGGTGATGGCCTACCATTCTCTTGAGGACAGGATTGTTAAGAATTTTATGCGTGATATGGAAAAGTCCTGCACCTGTCCGCCGGGTGCAATTATGTGTACCTGCGGCAATACGCCGAAATTTAAACGAGTAAATCGAAAGGCAATCAAAGCTTCCGAGCAGGAGATCGCTGCAAATCCCAGTGCGCGTCCGGCCCGACTCAGAGCTGCAACAAGAACAGGAAATTGA